In Bacillales bacterium, the sequence CGGTTCGGAATACGAAAAAGTTATATGGGGAATTTAAATGAGGGGGAAGGCGATCGCGTCTTCTTCTTTTTTTGCAGCCATTGTGAGAGAATAGAGAAAAAAAAGGAGTTGAACGCGATGAAGTTTGTCACCTTTTCCGCGGGGGAAACGGAAACGTTGAGACCGGGTGTCCTCGACGAAGACGGCCGTATTCTCGACGTACAGCAAGCGGAACGGCAAATGATCGGTGACGTGACCGTTCCCGGCGAACTATTGATGTGGATGGAAGGCGGGGAAACGGTGCTCGACAACGTGCGTAATGTTGTCGAATGGGCGAGGGATCATCAGGATCAGTCTTTTTTTTATGAGCGAAAAGCCGTTCGGTTGGCGGCACCGATTCCGAGACCGCGCAAAAACGTTTTTTGTGTCGGAAAAAACTACGCCGACCACGCGAAAGAGTTAAACAAAGACGAAGAGCTGCCGCAGCATCCGATCGTGTTTTCGAAGCCGCCGACAACCGTTTCCAATCCAAACAGTCCGGTGCCGCTTCACAATCAGGTGACGGATTTTCTTGATTACGAAGGGGAATTGGCGGTTGTCATCGGAAAGACCGGACGTGGAATCGCGAAAGAAAACGCGTACGACCATATTTTCGGTTATACGATTATTAATGATCTTAGTGCGCGCGACATCCAGCAGCGGCATAAACAATACTTACTCGGCAAAAGTCTTGACGGCAGTTGTCCGTTGGGCCCGTGGATTGTATGTAAAGAGGAAGTCGGGGATCCGCACGATCTTCACATCGAAACGAAGGTAAACGGAGAAGTGAGGCAATCCGCCGATACGCGTTTGATGATTTTTGACATTCCGACATTGCTTTCCGTAATTTCTGCCGGAATGACACTTGAAGCGGGTGACATCATCGCCACCGGAACGCCTGCCGGCGTCGGCAAAGGGTTGAATCCGCCGAAACCGCTTCAAGACGGGGACGTTGTCGAGGTTACTGTCAGTGGAATTGGGACGTTGACAAATACGGTTTCTCGTACATAAAACGGGAGTTGGCAGTTGCGGCGGAATCCGTTGCCATTTGAGGGTTTATCGACGTGTCCGTTACGGGAACAAAAAGAATAGAATGATGAAGGAGGGCTTGGCTTTGGAACGTATGGATTTGCTTAATTATATTCGCGGAGATTGGGTAGGCGCGGACGAAAACTACGACGTAGTCAATCCCGCAAACGGCGAAGTGATCGGTTCTGTTCCGAAAGGAACGGAACGAGACGTCGCCGAGGCGATCGACGCAGCGTATGAAGCGTTGCCGTCGTGGCGAGAACTTACGGCCGAGGAGAGGGCCGGCTATTTGGAAGCGTTGTTCGATTTAATGATCGAAAACGAGGATGAATTGGCGACGATCATGACGCTCGAGAACGGCAAACCGATGAAGGAATCGCGCGCGGAAGTGCAGTATGCGGCCTCGTTCATCAAGTGGTTCGCTGAAGAAGCGCGCCGCATCTACGGCAAAACGATTCCGGGGAAAGCGAAGAACCAGCGGATTCAAGTCATTCGCCAACCGGTCGGCGTGGTTGCCGCGATTACTCCGTGGAATTTTCCGGCGGCGATGATCACGAGAAAAATGGCGCCGGCGCTTGCCGCGGGTTGCACTTTTCTTGTCAAACCCCCGTTGGAAACCCCGTTGACGGCATTGAAACTGATGGAATATTGCGAGCGGGCGGGCTTTCCGGCAGGTGTCGTCAATACGATCGTGACGCCGGACGAAGCGTTTAGTGAAACGATCAAAAACAGTGAGAAAGTCCGCAAATTGACGTTTACCGGTTCGACAGAAGTCGGCAGCCTGCTAATGAAACAAAGCGCCGAGCATATAAAAAACGTCTCGTTCGAGCTCGGCGGACAGGCGCCGTTCATCGTACTCAACGACGCCGACCTTGACAAGACAGTTGCGGCCGCGATGGCTTCGAAGTTCCGCAATGCTGGACAAACGTGTATCGCGTCCAATCGTTTTTACGTCGAAGCCGGCGTGTACGACAAATTTGTCGAACAACTCACGGAACAAGTGAAAAAGCTGAAAGTCGGAAACGGCCTGGACGAAGGTATCGACATCGGGCCGCTCATTAATAAGGAAGGTTTCGAGAAAGTGCAGAAACACGTGAACGACGCGGTTGACAAAGGTGCGGAAGTTGTATGCGGCGGGAAAGGAGAAGAAAAGAACGGCGGGTATTTCTTCGCGCCGACGGTTTTGAAGAACGTTAGCGATGACATGCTTTGCATGAATGAAGAAACGTTCGGTCCGGTTATCCCGGTGCAAAAAGTGGAAACCGCCGAAGAGGCCGTTGGACTTGCGAACGCAACCCGTTTCGGACTCGCCGGCTATTTCTTCACGGAAAGTGTTACGCGCGGAACGAAAATCGCCGAAGCGCTCGACTACGGCATCATCGGGTGGAATCACGGTGCGCCTTCAGCAGCCCAGGCGCCGTTCGGCGGCATGAAAGAAAGCGGGATCGGGCGCGAAGGCGGGCATGAAGGCATCGAAGCTTATCTCGAAACGAAATACATTTCGCTTGGCTTATAATTTTACATGAAACGACACAAAGTGATGAATACTAGTAGTATCCATCACTTTGTGAGGTGAGATCGAATTGGCACGCGACGAACAAATTTGCCCGGCTTGCGACGGATCTGGATTGCAGGCGGACGATGAAGAATGGCAATATCCGTGCTCTGTGTGCGGCGGGGACGGCATCCGTAATCTCAACGAGCGTCCCGAACCAGACGAGCCGTTTTCCGTCGACGAAATGAACCGTACGTTGGAATAAAAAGAGCGGATTACCCCATTTCGTTTCAATGGTGTTCCTGTCCGCTTCTATAAAAAAGGTCCCAAAAGCCGAGCTTTTGGGACCTTTTTTTGAGATTTAAGAAACGGAGATGGACAACACTTGCTCGATTTTTTCGATCGCCCAGTCGAGGTCGTCTTTCTCGATCACGAGCGGGGGAGCGAAACGGATGACGTTCTCGTGCGTCTCTTTACAAAGCAGGCCGAGTTCCTTTAATTGTTGGCAATACGAACGGGCCGGTTCATGAAGTTCGACGCCGATAAACAATCCGCGTCCGCGAATTTCTTTAATGGCCGGATTTTCAATCTCCCGCAGTTTTTGCAACAAATAGTCGCCGAGTTCGCGCGATCGTTCAGCCAAGTTTTCTTCTTCAATGACTTGCAAGGACGCCACCGCTACCGCGCAGGCGAGCGGATTGCCCCCGAACGTTGAACCGTGTGAACCCGGATCGAATACGCCGAGCACGTCTTCATTCGCGGCAACGCATGAGACCGGCATGACGCCGCCTCCGAGCGCTTTGCCGAGAATGTATACGTCGGGAACGACAGCTTCCCAGTCGCAGGCGAAATTTTTGCCGGTACGGCCGAGTCCCGCCTGAATTTCATCGGCGATGTAAAGGACGTTTTCTTGTTTGCATACTTCGTACGTTTCGCGTAAATAGCCTTCGGGCGGGATGATGATTCCCGCTTCGCCTTGGATCGGCTCGAACAAAAACGCCGCCGTATTCGGCGTAATCGCCGCTTTCAACGCTTCAACGTCGCCGTAAGGAATCACTTTGATTCCCGGCAGCAGCGGACCGAATCCGCGTTTGTTTTCCGGATCCGAAGAAAGTGAAACGGCGGCCAATGTCCGCCCGTGGAAATTGCCGACGCAAGCGATTATTTCCGCTTTGTTTTCCGGAATTCCTTTTTTCTCGTATCCCCAACGTCTTGCCGCTTTCAATGCCGTTTCCACGGCTTCCGCCCCGGTGTTCATCGGAAGCACCATGTTTTTCCCCGTAAGGTCGGCTACTTTTTTATAAAAAGGTCCCAATTGATCGTTTCGGAACGCTCTTGAAGTTAACGTCAGGCGGTCGGCCTGCTCTTTCAAAGCGCCGATGATTTTCGGGTGGCGGTGTCCCTGGTTCACGGCGGAATATGCGCTGAGCATGTCCATATATTTACGGCCTTCCGGGTCTTCCACCCATACGCCTTCCGCTTTAGAGACGACGACGTCAAGAGGATTGTAATTGCGAGCGCCGTAAGTATCGTCTAGTTGAATCAAATCTTCCGTTTTCGTCATTCAATCACCCCACTGATCAGTAATATCCCCTGACGCCATTATAACAATACGCAGCGTGAATGGGTACCTTCTTTCAAACAACTTTCTGGCGGCCGGCGTCGATTTTTCGAAAAAACATTGGCGTCTTTTGTCGACCATGGTATTATGGAGATTGGTACATCAATTTTTTGGGAGGTTTCTGCATGCAACTGCAAGTTCATATTTATTCATGGACGATCACATTGCTTTTATTCGTCGTTGTTTTCATTCTTGCGAAATCGGGCAAAGCACCGAAACCGCAGAAGATCATCCATATGATCTTGCGCGTCTTTTTCGTCCTTACACTTCTCACAGGCATCGGCCTCGTCGTATCGTACAATTTTGCAAGTGCGACGTTGATCAAAGGGGCGCTCGGCATCTTATTGATCGTGCTGATGGAATTGATTACAGGCAAAGCCCGCGACCGCGAACGGACCGGCTGGCTTTCGGCAGCGTTTATCGTCGACCTCGTTCTCGTGTTTTATTTCGGTTACGGCGTCATCGGCGGTTAACGGATCTTACGACTGTCACGAAGGCAGTCTCACATTCATTGACTGAAAAAAAATAACTTTCCGTATGTTCATGCGGGGCCAAAATCAACGCGCTAACGGTCGCTGTATTCAATGCGTAACTTAAAGGGGTGTCAATCTTGCAAACATACTTGTATACCTATGAGGATCCGGATTCCCTGCGAATATTTTTTCAAAACAATGCTCTGGAAGGCGCATGTCATTTGCTTGTAAAAGTTTACGTTGTGCAAACGGAGCAACCGTCCTTCGAAGATGTATCCGCTCTCATCAAAAGCATCGTCCCTCATGCACGGATTTATCTCGGGACCGAGGGAGATCACGAACGCCGCCAATATGGAAAAAAGCCGATGTTGTTCATCACGGCTTTCGAAGAGACGTCGGTTCAAGATCTAACATTAGAACTGTCGACGCTTCAATTGCACTTGCAGGAATCGGAACAACGTTACCGGTCATTGTTCGAGCACCATCCGAATTTGATCTATTCGATGGATCGGCAAGGCGTCATTCAGAGCGTCAATCCCGCCCTCATTAAAGAAACCGGATATTTGCCAAAAGAAATTCGCAACACCCCCGCCGTCAATTACGTAGCCGACGATCAAAAAGAGAGCGTGATCCAACGGTTCCGGAAAACATTGAAAGGAGAGTCGCAGCACTTTTCGATTTATTTTAAAAATAAATTCGGCAGTTACGAGCTGTTTGAAGTGACGAACGTTCCAATTTTCGTCAATGGGGCGGTCGTCGGGGTGTACGGCATCGCGCAAAACATGACGAAGCAAAAAGAAGCACAGGACAAAATCATTCGCCTCGCTTATCACGATTCACTTACGGGTTTGCCGAACCGAACGTTGCTGCAAAAAACGTTGGAGAGCGAGATGAAGCTGGCGGACGGCACAAACTCGAAACTAGCGGTATTGTTCGTCGATTTCGACCGCTTTAAGTTGATCAATGACAGCGTCGGTCATCACGATGGTGACGAAGTGTTAAAACGGGCGGTTAAACGAATGAAAACCGCCATCGGACGCGAACATATCCTTTCCCGCTTTAATGGGGATGAGTTTGTCGTGTTGCTTCGTAAAGTCGAGGATACCAAGCAAATTACCGATACCCTGCGGACGTTGACGGATGCGTTCGAACGACCGGTCGAATACGGGCAGCGAGAGTTTTATTTGTCAATCAGCATCGGTGTGAGCCTTTATCCGGACGACACGAAAGACGCGAAAGATCTGTTGAAACATGCGGATACCGCTTTGGCGCACGCGAAACAGAAAGGGCAAGCATGCGTCAGCTTTTACAAAGAAGAAATGCAGCATTATTTCACCAACCGGCTGCAATTGGAGAACGATTTGCGAAAAGCTTTGGAAAAAAACGAGTTCACCTTGTTCTATCAACCGTTGATGTGTGTGACGAAGGAGAAAATCACCGGATGCGAAGCATTGATTCGCTGGAATCATCCGACATTCGGACAAGTACCTCCGAACGTGTTCATTCCGCTGGCCGAAGAAACGGGACTCATCGACGAAATTGGCAGCTGGGTAATGGAAACGGCATGTAAGCAAACAAAAAAGTGGCACGATGACGGTTATAACGATTTCGCCGTGAGCGTGAACGTTTCCGCCCGACAGTTCGAACGGTCAGGATTTCCGGCAGATGTTCAAGCGGTGTTGGCGAAGACGGGACTTCCCGCGCATTGTTTACACTTAGAACTGACGGAAAGTACGACCTTGCGCGATATTCGCTCTAGCGTCCAGCACTTGCAAGCGTTGAAAAAACTCGGCGTGAAAGTGTCAATCGACGATTTCGGAACCGGCTATGCTTCGCTCAGTTATTTGAAAGAGTTTTCCGTTGATATTTTAAAAATTGACCAGTCGTTCGTCCGCAGCCTGAACGACAAGACGCAGGATCGAGCGATCGTGAAAGCGATCTTGACGATGTGCGAAGGCTTGTCCGTGACGGCAGTAGCCGAAGGGGTCGAGACGGAAGATCAATTGAATGTATTGAAACAATTCGGGTGTCGCTGCGTACAAGGCTACTTCTACAGCCGGCCGCTGCCGGTCAAGAAATTCGAAAGCTTTTTGACCGCCTGAAGGAACCGATAAATAACCGCCTCCGTGCGGTTTTTTTTGTAACGAAAAGACGTTGTCGAACGTCCATTTCTATGTTTCGAAAGGGAGCGAGGTTGTTTTTTACGCTGGAGGTTCGTCATTTTGAACAAATCGTTCATCGTTTTCGGCATGACTAAGTCCCGCACACCCGTTGCCTTTGAATAAATCCCTTGTGGATGATCCGGTTTATGATGTCCGTGCGCACATTTTTCAGTCTGGTTGAATACGTTTAGTAATGGGCGATCGGCTCGATTTTTTGTCACGCGGTAAGGAAGGGTGTAGCGAATGTGCGGCATAACTGGATGGATACAATGGCGAAGAGATTTGCGCAATGAAGAAGCAACGGTGAAACAAATGGCAAAAACATTGGAACATCGCGGGCCGGATGATCTGAATTCGTGGACGGCTCCCCATGCGGCGTTAGGGCATACGCGGCTCATTGTCGTCGATCCTGAAGGCGGCAGCCAGCCGATGGTGCAAACGTACGGAGGACGGGTGTTTACGATCGTGTACAATGGAGAATTGTACAATACGGAAGATTTGCGGAGCGAACTGCTGGCAATCGGTTACCGGTTTCGCGGTCATTCCGATACGGAAGTATTATTGTCCGCTTTTATTGAGTGGGGGCCGGATTGTCTGAATCGCTTGAACGGCATCTTTGCTTTTGCTGTATGGAATGAACAAAAAGAAGAGTTGTTTATGGCACGTGACCGGCTCGGGGTAAAACCACTGTTTTACAGTCATCACGAAGGGCGGCTGTTGTTTGGTTCGGAACAAAAAGCAATTTTGGCCCACCCTGAAATGAAAGCGCGTGTGGATCGGGAAGGATTGGCTGAAGTGTTCGGACTCGGTCCGTCACGCACACCAGGACACGGCGTATACATGGACATGGATGAACTTCGTCCGGCGCATGCGCTGTTGTTTACTCGTGACGGCTTGAAAACGTGGCGGTATTGGGATGTGAAGAGCGCCGATCATCGCGATGGGAAAGAGGATACCGTCGAACGGGTTCGGAATTTGTTTCAAGATGCGGTTGAGCGTCAGCTCGTCGCCGATGTTCCGATCGCAACGTTTCTTTCTGGAGGCGTCGATTCGAGCGCCATTACGGCCATTGCCGCCGGAGCTCTGAAACAAAAAGGCGAAGGCCCCTTAACTACTTATTCGATTGATTACGACGAGAACGAGCAATTTTTCAAAAGTGATCAATTTCAACCGAATGCCGATGGTCCTTGGATCAACAAAGTTCGTGATTTTCTCGGAACCGATCACCACCGGCTTGTGATCGATAACAAGGTTCTCGCCGACTACTTAAAAAAGGCCGTTCACGCCCGAGATATGCCGGGGTATGCTGATATCGACGCTTCAATGCTCTGGTTTTGCGAAGGGATCAAAAAAGGCGCAACGGTCGCATTATCGGGTGAATGTGCTGATGAAATATTAGGTGGATATCCATGGTTTCACAGTCCGGAAACGTCGGCGGCGGAAGGGTTTCCATGGATGCGCTCGACCGAAGCGCGACACGCGCTGCTGAATGAAGAATGGCAAAAGAAACTCAATTTGCGTGACTATGTACTTGACCGCTTCCAACAGACGATCAATGAAACTCCGGAGCTCGAGGGAGAGTCAACGGTCGATGCAAAACGGCGGCAGCTGTTTTATTTAAATATGCATTGGTTCATGACCGCTTTGCTCGATCGGAAAGACCGCATGAGCATGTCAGCAAGTCTTGAGGTGCGCGTGCCGTTTGCCGACCATCGCTTCGTTGAATATTTGTGGAATGTCCCTTGGGACACGAAGATGCTTGATGATCGCGAAAAAGGATTATTTCGCCGGGCGATGAAAGGGGTTCTTCCTGATGATGTATTGTACCGGAAAAAGAGCCCCTATCCGAAGACGTTCCACCCGGACTATACGAAGGCGGTCGTCGGATGGTTGTCGGAAATCATCTCCGATCCGAACGCACCGATTTTACAGCTGATCAATTACGAACGTCTGGATGAGATCGTGAAGAGTGAAGGGGCATCCTTCGATGTGCCATGGTACGGCCAGCTTATGAAAGGACCGCAGTTGATTGCCCATCTCGCCCAAATAAATACATGGCTGGAAGACTATAAAATTGAAATCGTTGACCGATAGAAGAAGCCTCGTCAGAAGGCTTCTTTTGTTTTGGCGTGCAAAATATCGGAAGGCGTATCGAGGAAGGAACGCTGCATCCTCATACTGGAGGGGGAATGCCGTTTCCGTTGTGCTGGTCAGGCGAATTTGTATTTGTCGGGAGAGTATGTTAAAGTGAAAAAGCCTTTCGAAAAGAGGATGGTTCGAAATGATGATCAACGGTTCTTACAACATAAAACTCTGCAATCCGCCAATTGAACTGGCGGATTGTTTTTTTGCCCTCGGGAAACTTTGTAATTTGGAGGCAAACCTTTGAACGATTATTTGCACGAACGCGGAAAAATCGGAAAGCAAGTGGCGTGGATCGCGCTCATCAGCAACATTATTCTTGCCGTCGGTAAGATTTTGATCGGGATTTATGCCGACAGCGAGTCGGTCTTTGCCGACGGCATCCACTCCGGAGCCGATGTTGTCGCTTCCGTAGCCGTTCTGGCGGTCGTCGGGATTTCCAACAAGCCGCCTGATCAAGATCATCCGTTCGGACACGGAAAAGCGGAAGTCATCAGCGAAGGCATTGTCGGGCTGATCTTATTTTTCGTATCGGTTTACATTGTCGGAGAGGCGTTTCTCGCTTTCAGCGGTGAACCTGCGGTTCCCGAACTGGCGGCTTTCATCGCTGCGCTCATTTCTTTCGCTTCCAAACAGGCGCTGTATCGCTATTCATTGCGCCGCGGGAAGAAATACAACAGCAAAGCCGTCTTGGCGATCGCTTACGATCATAAAGCCGACATCGTTGCATCGTTGGCGGCATCCGCAGGCGTATTATTATCGATGATCGGCGCGAAATACGACATCGAATTTCTTCTATTCGGTGATGCCGCAGCGAGTTTGATCGTGGCCGTACTCATTTTCAAAATCGCCGCCGAGCTCATTCAGTCTTCCGTAAACGTGTTGATGGAGAAAACCGTCGAAACCGAAAAGCTCGATAAATATTTAAAAATCATTAACGGGTTTCCAGAAGTGAAAAGAATCGACCAAATTCGCGCTCGTGATCATGGTCATTACATCTTGCTCGATTTGCGTGTTTCCATCGACCACGATTTGTCAATTAAGCAAGGGCACGACATCGGCCGCGAAATCAAACACGACATTCAGCAACAATATCCTGAAGTGGAAGAAGTATTCATCCACGTGAATCCGTATTTTGAAGAGTAAAAAGACCTCTCCAGCGATCGCGGCGCTTTGAGAGGTTTTCATCGTTACAGCGATTGTTCGGACAACCAGTCGAGAACCGGTTGGAATGGCTGTTCGCGCTTTGCACGTTGAAACGAAGCAAAGGGACATCCGTGCAGCCGCAGCCGTTCCGGAATTTGATCGATCGAAAACGACTCTGGACGCAAACTGCGCGTGACTTCCTGCCATTCCAGCGGCGTAGCGACGAGCGCTTCGCGATTTCCGCGAACCGAATAAGGGGCGACGATCGTTTTTCCCTCGGCATGCTGCAAATAATCGACGTACAGCTTGTTGCCGCGGTTTTTTTTCAAACGCTCGGTCGTGAACCAGCTAGGTTCCTTTTCCGTTAAGTAGTCGGCTGCAAAGCGGGTGAATCGGCGCGTGTCCTCATAACTGAAGGTGTCGTCAGGAAGCGGTACATACACTTGCAGTCCTTTGTTTCCCGAGGTTTTCACGAACGAGGACAAGTTTAACCGGTCGAGAATGTCTTTCAACAACAATGCCGCTTCGACGGCAAGGTGAAAGGCGTCTCTCGACGGAGGATCGAGATCGAAAACGATTTCAGCCGGATTTGGCGAATGAATTGTTTGAAAGGGAACGTGTAGTTCAAACGCGAGTTGATTGCCGAGCCAGAGCAAAGAGGCGAGGTTAGAACAAACGATATAGCGGACACCTTTGGATTCATGCGTGCGAATAAAATCCGGTGCATACTCGGGACAGTTTTTTTGATAAAAGCTTTCTCCTTTCACACCGTGCGGGTAACGAATCACTGTCAATTCGCGTTCTTGCAGAAAAGGCAGCAAATGCGGCGAAAGTTCAAGCAAATACTGCAAATAATCGACTTTATGCACGTTTTTCTCCGGCCATAAAAGCTTGTCCGGATGCGTAATTTTTAAGGAACGGCCTTCGACGACAAGTTCCTGCTTACCGAATGTTCGTTGGCTCACGTCAACTCCTCCGATGTTTTCAAATGTCGAATTATGGGAAAAACGAACTAGTCTCTGCTTCAACCGGACGCTTTCTTTTTCGTCTTTTTCTTTGCCTCGGTTTTACCTGTTGCTTGTTTCTTCGGTTTCGACTCGTCAAGGCTTGCTTGCAAAGCTTCCATCAAGTCGACAACATTTTCCCGCCGTGTTGCAGGTGCTGCCGTCTTCACGTCGTTGCCGGCGATTTTTTGTTCAATGACTTCCGACAACGAGCGGCGGAATTCGTCTTCGTATTTTTCCGGTTGAAAATCGGTCGTCAGTTGGTCGATTAATTGGATCGCGGTATCGAGCTCTTTGTTGTTCAGTTCGGCGGA encodes:
- a CDS encoding fumarylacetoacetate hydrolase family protein, with the protein product MKFVTFSAGETETLRPGVLDEDGRILDVQQAERQMIGDVTVPGELLMWMEGGETVLDNVRNVVEWARDHQDQSFFYERKAVRLAAPIPRPRKNVFCVGKNYADHAKELNKDEELPQHPIVFSKPPTTVSNPNSPVPLHNQVTDFLDYEGELAVVIGKTGRGIAKENAYDHIFGYTIINDLSARDIQQRHKQYLLGKSLDGSCPLGPWIVCKEEVGDPHDLHIETKVNGEVRQSADTRLMIFDIPTLLSVISAGMTLEAGDIIATGTPAGVGKGLNPPKPLQDGDVVEVTVSGIGTLTNTVSRT
- a CDS encoding DUF1516 family protein; amino-acid sequence: MQLQVHIYSWTITLLLFVVVFILAKSGKAPKPQKIIHMILRVFFVLTLLTGIGLVVSYNFASATLIKGALGILLIVLMELITGKARDRERTGWLSAAFIVDLVLVFYFGYGVIGG
- a CDS encoding NAD-dependent succinate-semialdehyde dehydrogenase — translated: MDLLNYIRGDWVGADENYDVVNPANGEVIGSVPKGTERDVAEAIDAAYEALPSWRELTAEERAGYLEALFDLMIENEDELATIMTLENGKPMKESRAEVQYAASFIKWFAEEARRIYGKTIPGKAKNQRIQVIRQPVGVVAAITPWNFPAAMITRKMAPALAAGCTFLVKPPLETPLTALKLMEYCERAGFPAGVVNTIVTPDEAFSETIKNSEKVRKLTFTGSTEVGSLLMKQSAEHIKNVSFELGGQAPFIVLNDADLDKTVAAAMASKFRNAGQTCIASNRFYVEAGVYDKFVEQLTEQVKKLKVGNGLDEGIDIGPLINKEGFEKVQKHVNDAVDKGAEVVCGGKGEEKNGGYFFAPTVLKNVSDDMLCMNEETFGPVIPVQKVETAEEAVGLANATRFGLAGYFFTESVTRGTKIAEALDYGIIGWNHGAPSAAQAPFGGMKESGIGREGGHEGIEAYLETKYISLGL
- a CDS encoding cation diffusion facilitator family transporter, yielding MNDYLHERGKIGKQVAWIALISNIILAVGKILIGIYADSESVFADGIHSGADVVASVAVLAVVGISNKPPDQDHPFGHGKAEVISEGIVGLILFFVSVYIVGEAFLAFSGEPAVPELAAFIAALISFASKQALYRYSLRRGKKYNSKAVLAIAYDHKADIVASLAASAGVLLSMIGAKYDIEFLLFGDAAASLIVAVLIFKIAAELIQSSVNVLMEKTVETEKLDKYLKIINGFPEVKRIDQIRARDHGHYILLDLRVSIDHDLSIKQGHDIGREIKHDIQQQYPEVEEVFIHVNPYFEE
- a CDS encoding ornithine--oxo-acid transaminase, translated to MTKTEDLIQLDDTYGARNYNPLDVVVSKAEGVWVEDPEGRKYMDMLSAYSAVNQGHRHPKIIGALKEQADRLTLTSRAFRNDQLGPFYKKVADLTGKNMVLPMNTGAEAVETALKAARRWGYEKKGIPENKAEIIACVGNFHGRTLAAVSLSSDPENKRGFGPLLPGIKVIPYGDVEALKAAITPNTAAFLFEPIQGEAGIIIPPEGYLRETYEVCKQENVLYIADEIQAGLGRTGKNFACDWEAVVPDVYILGKALGGGVMPVSCVAANEDVLGVFDPGSHGSTFGGNPLACAVAVASLQVIEEENLAERSRELGDYLLQKLREIENPAIKEIRGRGLFIGVELHEPARSYCQQLKELGLLCKETHENVIRFAPPLVIEKDDLDWAIEKIEQVLSISVS
- the asnB gene encoding asparagine synthase (glutamine-hydrolyzing) codes for the protein MCGITGWIQWRRDLRNEEATVKQMAKTLEHRGPDDLNSWTAPHAALGHTRLIVVDPEGGSQPMVQTYGGRVFTIVYNGELYNTEDLRSELLAIGYRFRGHSDTEVLLSAFIEWGPDCLNRLNGIFAFAVWNEQKEELFMARDRLGVKPLFYSHHEGRLLFGSEQKAILAHPEMKARVDREGLAEVFGLGPSRTPGHGVYMDMDELRPAHALLFTRDGLKTWRYWDVKSADHRDGKEDTVERVRNLFQDAVERQLVADVPIATFLSGGVDSSAITAIAAGALKQKGEGPLTTYSIDYDENEQFFKSDQFQPNADGPWINKVRDFLGTDHHRLVIDNKVLADYLKKAVHARDMPGYADIDASMLWFCEGIKKGATVALSGECADEILGGYPWFHSPETSAAEGFPWMRSTEARHALLNEEWQKKLNLRDYVLDRFQQTINETPELEGESTVDAKRRQLFYLNMHWFMTALLDRKDRMSMSASLEVRVPFADHRFVEYLWNVPWDTKMLDDREKGLFRRAMKGVLPDDVLYRKKSPYPKTFHPDYTKAVVGWLSEIISDPNAPILQLINYERLDEIVKSEGASFDVPWYGQLMKGPQLIAHLAQINTWLEDYKIEIVDR
- a CDS encoding EAL domain-containing protein, which translates into the protein MQTYLYTYEDPDSLRIFFQNNALEGACHLLVKVYVVQTEQPSFEDVSALIKSIVPHARIYLGTEGDHERRQYGKKPMLFITAFEETSVQDLTLELSTLQLHLQESEQRYRSLFEHHPNLIYSMDRQGVIQSVNPALIKETGYLPKEIRNTPAVNYVADDQKESVIQRFRKTLKGESQHFSIYFKNKFGSYELFEVTNVPIFVNGAVVGVYGIAQNMTKQKEAQDKIIRLAYHDSLTGLPNRTLLQKTLESEMKLADGTNSKLAVLFVDFDRFKLINDSVGHHDGDEVLKRAVKRMKTAIGREHILSRFNGDEFVVLLRKVEDTKQITDTLRTLTDAFERPVEYGQREFYLSISIGVSLYPDDTKDAKDLLKHADTALAHAKQKGQACVSFYKEEMQHYFTNRLQLENDLRKALEKNEFTLFYQPLMCVTKEKITGCEALIRWNHPTFGQVPPNVFIPLAEETGLIDEIGSWVMETACKQTKKWHDDGYNDFAVSVNVSARQFERSGFPADVQAVLAKTGLPAHCLHLELTESTTLRDIRSSVQHLQALKKLGVKVSIDDFGTGYASLSYLKEFSVDILKIDQSFVRSLNDKTQDRAIVKAILTMCEGLSVTAVAEGVETEDQLNVLKQFGCRCVQGYFYSRPLPVKKFESFLTA
- the ligD gene encoding non-homologous end-joining DNA ligase; protein product: MSQRTFGKQELVVEGRSLKITHPDKLLWPEKNVHKVDYLQYLLELSPHLLPFLQERELTVIRYPHGVKGESFYQKNCPEYAPDFIRTHESKGVRYIVCSNLASLLWLGNQLAFELHVPFQTIHSPNPAEIVFDLDPPSRDAFHLAVEAALLLKDILDRLNLSSFVKTSGNKGLQVYVPLPDDTFSYEDTRRFTRFAADYLTEKEPSWFTTERLKKNRGNKLYVDYLQHAEGKTIVAPYSVRGNREALVATPLEWQEVTRSLRPESFSIDQIPERLRLHGCPFASFQRAKREQPFQPVLDWLSEQSL